The Chroicocephalus ridibundus chromosome 3, bChrRid1.1, whole genome shotgun sequence genome has a segment encoding these proteins:
- the RRM2 gene encoding ribonucleoside-diphosphate reductase subunit M2, with product MLSARAPLAARHDQPRLSPAKGLSPMKNLALNDKENTPPALSSARVLASKAARKIFLEGDGKPVPRGAEQEAEEEPLLRENPRRFVIFPIQYHDIWQMYKKAEASFWTAEEVDLSKDLQHWESLKPEEKYFISHVLAFFAASDGIVNENLVERFSQEVQITEARCFYGFQIAMENIHSEMYSLLIDTYIKDSKEREFLFNAIETLPCVKKKADWAMCWIGDKKATYGERVVAFAAVEGIFFSGSFASIFWLKKRGLMPGLTFSNELISRDEGLHCDFACLMFKHLIHKPSEERVKEIIMNAVLIEQEFLTEALPVKLIGMNCTLMKQYIEFVADRLMLELGFKKIYRAENPFDFMENISLEGKTNFFEKRVGEYQRMGVMSKPTDNSFTLDAEF from the exons atgctgtCCGCCCGCGCCCCGCTCGCTGCCCGCCACGACCAGCCCCGCCTGTCGCCCGCGAAGGGCCTGTCACCCATGAAGAACCTGGCGCTGAACGACAAGGAGAACACG ccccccgcgctcAGTAGCGCCCGCGTCCTGGCCAGCAAGGCGGCCCGTAAGATCTTCCTGGAGGGCGACGGGAAGCCG GTGCCGCGGGGTGCGGAgcaggaggcggaggaggagccGCTGCTGCGGGAGAACCCCCGCCGGTTCGTCATCTTCCCCATCCAGTACCACGACATCTGGCAGATGTACAAGAAGGCCGAGGCTTCCTTCTGGACGgcggaggag GTGGACCTTTCCAAAGACCTCCAGCACTGGGAATCCCTGAAGCCTGAGGAGAAGTACTTCATTTCCCATGTCCTTGCCTTCTTTGCTGCCAGCGATGGCATTGTCAATGAAAACTTG GTGGAGCGGTTCAGTCAAGAAGTACAAATCACAGAAGCCCGTTGTTTCTATGGCTTCCAGATTGCCATGGAAAATATACATTCAGAAATGTACAGTCTTCTTATTGACACCTACATCAAAGATTCTAAAGAGAG ggaatttctttttaatgctatTGAAACACTGCCATGTGTTAAAAAGAAGGCTGACTGGGCCATGTGCTGGATTGGGGACAAGAAAGCAACGTATG GAGAACGTGTAGTAGCTTTTGCAGCCGTGGAAGGAATCTTCTTTTCTGGCTCTTTTGCATCAATTTTTTGGCTGAAGAAAAGAGGATTAATGCCTGGACTCACTTTTTCTAACGAACTCATCAGCAGAGATGAG GGCTTGCACTGTGATTTTGCCTGCCTCATGTTCAAGCACTTGATACACAAACCATCAGAGGAAAGAGTGAAGGAAATCATCATGAATGCTGTTCTCATAGAACAG GAATTCTTGACGGAGGCACTGCCTGTGAAGCTGATTGGCATGAACTGCACTTTAATGAAACAGTACATAGAGTTTGTAGCGGACCGGCTTATGTTGGAACTGGGATTTAAAAAG ATATACAGGGCAGAGAATCCGTTTGACTTCATGGAAAACATCTCTCTGGAAGGCAAGACCAATTTCTTTGAGAAGCGAGTAGGTGAATATCAGAGGATGGGAGTCATGTCGAAGCCCACGGACAACTCTTTCACCCTGGATGCGGAATTTTAA